The Humulus lupulus chromosome 3, drHumLupu1.1, whole genome shotgun sequence genome window below encodes:
- the LOC133824061 gene encoding uncharacterized protein LOC133824061 — translation MARTRSTGHKTPNVPIPQNSATSSSIPMTPPPIPTAATAGLSDSSTSTTDINGGNVTAANRFAPLQPIDRPSQDDPNPYHLGTRDLTNFVIVPSPLTTQENFQSWKRAASISINAKNKTAFIDGSLPRPPANDPNHSAWEQCNNMVKAWLLQLVSKEIGASIMYKDRAVDKWNDLHVRVNQSNGPQIFQLKTYV, via the coding sequence ATGGCAAGAACAAGATCCACCGGTCACAAGACCCCAAACGTCCCTATACCACAAAACTCTgctacttcttcttctattcCGATGACTCCACCTCCAATTCCGACTGCTGCTACTGCCGGTCTTTCTGATTCTTCAACTTCGACCACCGACATCAATGGAGGAAACGTCACTGCAGCAAACCGATTTGCTCCTCTGCAACCAATAGATCGACCTTCCCAAGATGATCCAAACCCTTACCATTTGGGAACAAGAGATCTCACTAATTTTGTCATTGTTCCTTCCCCACTCACAACTCAAGAAAATTTCCAATCTTGGAAACGAGCTGCCTCCATCTCCATCAATGCCAAGAACAAAACTGCCTTCATTGATGGTTCTCTTCCCCGACCCCCTGCCAATGACCCCAACCACTCGGCCTGGGAGCAGTGCAATAACATGGTCAAGGCTTGGCTTCTTCAGTTGGTGTCCAAAGAAATAGGAGCAAGCATCATGTACAAAGATCGGGCTGTTGATAAGTGGAATGATCTCCATGTAAGAGTCAATCAAAGCAATGGACCACAGATTTTCCAGCTCAAGACCTATGTTTAA